The stretch of DNA CTCTGCAAGGAGCGTCCCCGCCTTCCTTCGCCTCCCTCAGCTCCAGCGTCGTCTTCGACATCTCCGCTGCCACACTCCACCGCAGCTATTGCTAACCAATCTCACTGCCGTGTTGCCTGTCCACCGCTGCCACTTTCTTCTTGGCGgaaccgccgccggccaccatccaCCGGATGTCAGACCCCGGCCGGTGGTGCTCCCGCGCCGCCTCGCTTTTGCCGCCGCCGACCTCCTCCTCTAAAACCAGTGACCATGAAGCCATACTCATCCTGGCAACCTCAGAACCTAAGCTCCGCCGTCTCGACCACCACCCCGGCCGCCACCGACCTCGCCAGCGGCCGCTCCGCCCACCTCCCACCCCTCGCCGGCGGccctccctccccttcccctccCCTGGCTCGCCGGCAGCCGCTCCCCCTCTCCTGGCTCAGGGAAGATGAACAGAGCCCTTCTGCGATTGTACGCCACGCGCTTGATGAATAAATTCACTGGGGTATCTCCGCCACGTTTCGGCCCTGATTGGAGGCGGGGCGCGTCATCCGCTGCATATATCCTCCTGCCTCCCTTGGCCGCAGCAAGGCCGGGCAGCCACTTTTGTCAGTTAAAGCTGATGCCAGAGCAACTAGTCTGCGTACTATACCGATCGATCGATAGACCCGTGCTTTTTGCGGCATGGAATAGATAGAAGGGCCTAATCGGTACTATGTGCAGTGCTGACAAGACAGGCGGAATGATGAAAAGCTGCCGTTGAACTTAAACCTGCGCACGCACCAAGCATCTAGGAGCAAAGGCGGCTCCCCGCTGACACTTGGAACACGCAGTGACGGAGCTGCCGAAGAAAGCTGATCTCCCGAGTACATGCATAATAATATAGACGACAAAGTGAAAAAGAAAAGGCTATTCACGTCAAAGGCACTGTTCGTCTCGGAATTTCAGGGCGCTGTTGCGTTGCATCAGGGCGTGCATCACCGTGATGCATGCAGGCATGCAGCATGGCTCCGCGCTCCGGCTCCCGGCCGGAGATATCGAATGCGGCGGGGGATCCTTGTACGCACGTACGGATACCTCCAGGGACGTTCCGGTCGGGGGATGCCCTGATGGTCACCGCGCGATTTGTTCCGGCCCTGCCATTTGCATGCGGCCGCACGCACGCTTGGACCACGGCGCGCGCGGCCACCCGCCGGACAGCCAGCCAGAATTAAGATGGCAACCGCCGGACCACATCTAGCTACCTGGCCAAGAAGCTAGCGTCGAATTCCATGCATGGCTTGTTGAAACGAACCGACGTGTTTCAGaggagagaggaaaaagaaaaaggaggggCCCGTGGTAGTCGTCTATGGCATCACGGTCGCGTCACCGTGACGCTCGCCGAGCGCGTCGCCGTCCGCTGGCACTCGATGATCGATCGGTGTCTGATCGGCGTGCTAAGCATCTCGCAAATAGCCCTGCATTGCCGGTGGTGTCAGCCGCACAATGGCCCCCGTCACTGTCGCCACGCCTTTCCTGGTTAACCGCATGATTGTGCTCCGCTAGTGCCTGTAGTTGGTTTACTCGTTTCTGATGCGTGCGCACTCTAATAGCTAGCCGGGGTAGAACCTATACATCTCAAAGAAATATTCTGCTTACCTTTTTCTTCTTATCTGGTGGTCGCTTTAATTTGCCAGCAACGAATGAACGCGAGTAAAAAGGTCTGGATCGCGTGTGTCCATTCGCCCGGCCGGAGCGTCGCGCACGGTGGAAAATGAAGGCGCGCCGGCGGTCGTACGCGCGTCCAACGGCGTCCACAGAAGAGTCGTCGATCTCGCTGTCGCCTCGGGCCTCGTCTCGCTCTCTACCTCCGATCCACCCGCGGCTGGCTAGCCACAGGCCACGGCACGCGCGGAGGCGTGCGCCGCCGGCTAGCTCGGTCGGTCGGCGTCCGCGTCGCCGTGTGCGAAGCGCCCACGGCCGGCCGCGACGTCGTGCCTGGCCGGCCGCTCGCTTTGTTCCTGCTGGGCGAGGGAGGGAGGAGCCGTGCACCGTCGCGCAGAGGCACCCGGCTGGTCTTGCACGCCTGCGCTCGGGCGGCTGATCTGATGCATGGCTGTGAGCCGCCGGCCGCTGCTCTTTACCAGGCTTATCCTTTTGCCTCCTTTTGATTTTTTTCGGCCACCCCTTCGCATCGAGCCGAAGGCGTAGTGGTCGATCGACATGGACGCTGCTTTTCGCTTTGATTACAGGCGCGCGTCGCCGTCGTCCaatcacgcgcgcgcgcgcgcgtggtgTGGGCGCGGTGCCGAAAAGTGCCGGCCCTGCCCGTCCAGTGCTCCGTTCCGAGAGCGAGGCTTCGACCGCTTGTGCACAGTGACCGCTCCATCGATGCCGCAATGTTCCTGATGAAATCAACATGCATGAGTGGAGCCGGCCAGAGCTGGGCATGTCCTGGCCGGCCCGGCCGACTAGGTAGACCGTACCGAATTCAAACGGCTAAAGTGCATGAGCATGACACTGCCATGCATGCACATCAACGATCTATAATAAGCACGCGTCCTGCTTGGACGAACGACGAAGTCAGGAACACGTTTTTACAATAAGTGGGCTGTCAACGTAATGGGAGCTTTACTTTCTCCTTTCCTTGACCCTTTCTTACTGGCACCGCTTGCACGCTGCACAATGGACCATACGGGTCTGATGGGTGCGATTTACAGTAGCTATTGGCTATTTGGCTAGTGAAAGTTAACCTCTAAGTTCACCCGTCGCTCTAGCTAGCTACGTTACGTAGCAGCGAAATTGgtgaaaggggaaaaagaggagAAGGACCAACTCGCGCAGGGCCGTCTCTCTCGACCGAATACCGCCGGCTTCCTTCTTTTTGGGCGTGACCGGCATTTACTGCAgctctcgtcgtcgtcgccccCGACGCTGGTCGCCTGTTCGCGTCTCTCTCCGCGCTCCGGCCTCCGGAGCGTGCGAGGACCACCGCATCGCGTGCACATGGGGCGTGCGATCGCCAAGCGAGCGGAAGGCGGAAAAGGAATCTCGCGAGGATCGGTAGAGCCGTAGAGGAGGGAGTAGACGAGGGAGATGTCGCGGTCTCTCGCTTTCTCTGCTCGCTTGGAACAGGCCAATCAGCGGCCATGCTGCTTGCTGTGACGGTGGCgtggctagctagctagtggCGGCAGGACGTGCCTGGCCAGGCAGGGCAGCCAGCGTCGCGGCAGGCCCCCTCGCCTCGTCCGTTCCTCACGCGTCGATCTCGACTCTCGAGAGCCTGCAGCAGGGGCTCGACTGGATGATGTTGCCGTGCGTTCTAACGACGCGTCGCGAATGGATCCCGCGTCGTCGTGGCACTTGCTATAAGTGGCATACTGGCATGAGCTGGATGTGCGAGGATTTTTGTCACGCATTCCGGGAGAAGGCGTCATGCATGGGATCAGCTAGCTGATCACTATAAACGTTGAGCACCTGCACATCAACAGAAGTGATGATCAAGCGTAGCAATTAAAGCGGATATACACGCATGCTGCAGCGTAGTATTTTTTGATCAGCTAATTAATTACGATGGTACGGTACTCTAGATCATTTCTCGTCCCAAATTATTTACATAGAATACTATCCAATGatccaaaatatatataacttgcattCTGCTACTACCACCATTCAGCCACTCCGCGTAGTTTTTCTTGTGGTGATCGCGACGTCTGTACGTAAAAGCGTAACTAACAATAAAAGTAAAAAAATGTGAAACAATTTTGAGAAATAAATAGCACGTGCAAAACATTTTTAAAAAAGCGAGGAAACTCTATTTACGAATATCTTGTTCAATTGACTCGCGGGCTTTAATGAGTTTTCTTCCTAGTACGGACGCTGCCACACGCGTAGATCAATTACCATGGGAAAAAAAAAACTCCGATCCTCGTACGACTTAGCAAGACAGCGAGAGTCATCATAACTGCCGGAGATTTAGAGCAACAGCAGACGCTAACCGCGCGGGGCCGCAAAAGCAATGCCATCACTGACCACACCAAGGAGAACTCAGCGCGGCGTACGTCGTCCGTGGCCTTGCTGTCCACGGCAGATTGTCAGGCACACGTCACACCTGCAGAGACATGGGGGCGATCTCTGCTCACCGCCATCGCCAGCTTCTTCCGCGGCTCTCAGGGGCCACGGCATGCGGAAACTTTGGCTGCGTCCTGCAAGTGAGGCCACGCCACGGCAGCCGGTGGTGGTGGACCGGAGTAATCGCTGCGAAAACGTTGCCGTGACCGTGATGCACATGGAAAAATTGTCGATGGAGTGGGCGCTGGAAAAGACTCGTGTAACCTCAGCTTCTTCAATATCATCGTGCTCAAGAGACGACGTTCCCCTCGGTCTTAGAATGGTCCTCGGACCATTTGGCGTACGTGCCATGGCACATAGATTTGTTGCAACCTAAACGAACTTTTTTCTGACCGCGCAATTAACATAATATGTGCCGTGGCGTGTAGAGCGCTCTAATTGAAATTTAACATCATCCTTTTGTGTTGCTGAATGTCATGGAGTACTCTTCTGCTAAACAATTTGATCCGGGACAAATCAAAATATCTTATATTTCAGGATGGAGAGAGTACTCTTCTACTAAATCAGAGTCCTGCACAAAGTTACTTTACTGGAGTTTTCATGGCATATTCCCCCTTTTCATTTGGCTCTTCAGGCACTACCAAATAATCAAGAGAGGGAGAAACCGGAATTAATAATGTTTAGGTGAGAAATCATGTGGGATGAATTTAGTTATAATAGGCGTGGGTAGCTTAGAAGCTTTAGTTATAAATTATAATGGTCGGTGTGGGTAATTCTAGATCCAGAAGAAATTAATAAATACATGGTCTAGTATTTGGCCATGATTTAGCTTAGCTCCCGCCCCCACCATAAAAATACATGATCAAGGGCGATCCGGATTAAATTACATGATCAAGAGTAGAGAGGATTACAGCGCATCgagttttttcttcttcttgtgGATACTATGCATTGCAGCAAAAAGATAAGCACCATGAGCACAGCTTTATATGTACGGAGGCACGCCACTGGGCATGTAGGATTGGTCTTGCGCCTATACATGAAATGGGGCGGTGTTATACACATGATGAGAGTGGAAAGTATTTGGTTTATGCACATGAGTGGGGTTGCTTTCTCCCTTAGCAACTTTCGTCCGAAATGCTCGTGTATAAAAATCGCTGCCTTTTCGATGCTGTAAAACCAACAAGAAATTCGCCGGATTATCTCAAACATGTTAGAAATCTGCTGGAACACAGAATTTACCATGCTGATATCGCAAAAAAGAATGCCATTCCAAGCATTGTTTTACATGCTCTCTGTTCCTTTTCATCCGTAAGCATACACATGCATGGGGCTTTTCAGAGCCTCCAAGGGACTGCATGTAAGTTGAGCCAACAAACTAACAAAACTTAAAAATTCTTAAAAAAAGGGGGAAAAAATGCTACATACATGTCATCACCTAGCTGTACTCTCTAGATATTTTATTCTCCTCTTAATTATGTGGCACCTAAGCAGCTAAATTCGGGCATCAGAAACTTCTGGTCCCTTCTTAGTTCTTATCATCACCATCATCGTCTACGTTAGCCAACCAGCGCCGCACACGCATGGCGGCGCCCTCCTAGGTCCTAGCGGGGTAGCCTCCTCCCGGCGGAGCGGCGCGACCGCGCGTAGAGCACCGCGCACAGCGCCGTGCCCAGGGCGCAGGTCGCGCCCCAGAGGACGAAGGTGTCCCGGTAGCAGGCGGCGCCCATGCAGCGgttgccgccgcgcgcgcccctcTGGTACAGGTACGCGGCGAGGTAGCCGAAGCAGAGCGAGCCCAGGGGAATGTTGGCGACCACCACGTTGTGGTTGACGCCGAAGTTCTTGGTGCCGAACAGCTCGTTGGTCGCCGAGGCCGCCACCGAGGTGATGGCGCCCGTGCAGGTGCCGACCACCGCCGTGCTGGCGTACAGGAACATATCCCGCGGGTGCAGCAGCAGGAAGAACGCGCCGGACATGGGCGCCATCAGCGACGCCATGGACGCCGTTCTCGACAGGGAGTAGCCGCTCCTGCACACGCACATTTCTTTCCTTTTCAGGACTAGTACAGACTGAGACGTTGCGTGCGAGAGTGAGGAGATGAGActaatgagagagagagagagagagagagagagagagagagagagaggatggCATGAACAGAGGTAGCGGCGCTTACTTGGCAGTGTAGTAGTCCAAGAAGGCAGGAAGGAGGCGACCGAAGAAGCCGAACGAGGAGGACAGGGAGACCAGAGTGGACGCGTCGGCGAGTCCTCTGGACTCGGCGATCTGGCCTAGGTTGTTGAGGAAGACCAGCCCCAGCGTGCCGCTGAACATGTAGCTGAAAAAGTAGAGCCAGAAGTCAAGTTTCCTCAGCAGGCGGAGGCCGCCGACCTCCTCTTGACTGCTCCTCTGTTGCTCGAGCTCCTGGCCCTGCTCCTCTTGCTTGTCCTCCGCCTCAAGCTCGACCACCGACACCGACACCGCCGTCTCGGGCCCGTCTGAGTCGTGGTCGTGGACCCGGTTCTCCCACTTGGTCTCCCGTATCTTGGCCATGCTCTCCCTGACCTTGAGCACCACCGGGATCAGCAGAGGCAGGGCCAGCAGCACGAAGAAGCTGACCATGTGCTCCCTGGTCGAGAGGCCGATGGACTTGGCGCCTACGCTGCCGACGATGGCGCAGGCTCCGGTGGCCAGGGTGATGGCGAACATGGCGAGGAACGGCGCCTCGGTCCTCTTGCGGTCCTTGAGCTCGACCACCCGGAGGGACGGCACCGCCACGAGCGTGACAACCATCGGGACGACGGCATTGAGGAGTAGGTACACCTTGGTGGTGGAGTACCTGGCCCTGGCTGCCCTGGGGAGGGTCTCGGCCACGGTGGTGTAGAGCTTGGCGCTGAGCCCGAGGTAGCTCGTGGCGAGGCTG from Panicum hallii strain FIL2 chromosome 3, PHallii_v3.1, whole genome shotgun sequence encodes:
- the LOC112888122 gene encoding protein NUCLEAR FUSION DEFECTIVE 4-like, which produces MSSPSSAHWLSLVGSVWLQTINGPNADFPVYSSQLKEIKGISQVRLNFLAFASDAGKLFGWFAGVAALHIPLWVVALTGAAFGLVGYGVQFLFLEKPGLAYWHLFLLTSLAGNGICWINTVCYLLCIKNFPSDSRVAVSLATSYLGLSAKLYTTVAETLPRAARARYSTTKVYLLLNAVVPMVVTLVAVPSLRVVELKDRKRTEAPFLAMFAITLATGACAIVGSVGAKSIGLSTREHMVSFFVLLALPLLIPVVLKVRESMAKIRETKWENRVHDHDSDGPETAVSVSVVELEAEDKQEEQGQELEQQRSSQEEVGGLRLLRKLDFWLYFFSYMFSGTLGLVFLNNLGQIAESRGLADASTLVSLSSSFGFFGRLLPAFLDYYTAKSGYSLSRTASMASLMAPMSGAFFLLLHPRDMFLYASTAVVGTCTGAITSVAASATNELFGTKNFGVNHNVVVANIPLGSLCFGYLAAYLYQRGARGGNRCMGAACYRDTFVLWGATCALGTALCAVLYARSRRSAGRRLPR